Proteins co-encoded in one Candidatus Goldiibacteriota bacterium HGW-Goldbacteria-1 genomic window:
- a CDS encoding TIGR00159 family protein yields MQKFFTNILNTFSGIRVNDIIDILLVTFVIYQVFMLLYETRAIQMLKGFLVILFFVVIARILELNTMTWILTGLSTIWIIAFIIVFQPELRRVLVELGQNKLFKFIFKEHGQLYREIRESSVILAKKKIGALIVLEREVNLKSFIDTGTKLDAETTSELLIAIFNTKSPLHDGAVIIREGRIAAAGCILPLTQKEDIEQMYGMRHRAAIGISEETDAITIIVSEERHTISLAIGGKITPDIDGDTLLEILSLYAPKIR; encoded by the coding sequence ATGCAGAAATTTTTCACAAACATCCTGAATACTTTTTCCGGCATACGCGTAAACGATATTATTGATATCCTCCTTGTCACCTTTGTAATTTATCAGGTCTTTATGCTCTTATACGAAACCCGCGCCATACAGATGTTAAAAGGTTTTCTGGTTATTCTTTTTTTTGTGGTTATCGCAAGAATCCTTGAACTTAACACCATGACATGGATTCTTACGGGTTTAAGCACGATATGGATAATTGCCTTTATAATCGTTTTCCAGCCGGAACTAAGAAGGGTGCTTGTGGAACTTGGGCAGAATAAACTGTTTAAGTTTATTTTCAAGGAACACGGCCAGTTGTACAGGGAAATAAGGGAGTCTTCCGTAATTCTGGCCAAAAAGAAAATTGGCGCTCTTATAGTGCTGGAACGCGAAGTTAACCTTAAAAGCTTTATTGACACAGGCACCAAACTTGACGCGGAAACCACATCAGAACTTCTTATCGCCATCTTTAATACCAAATCGCCCCTGCACGACGGCGCTGTGATAATCCGCGAAGGCCGTATTGCGGCGGCGGGCTGCATTCTTCCCCTTACTCAAAAAGAAGACATAGAACAGATGTACGGCATGCGCCACAGGGCGGCTATAGGCATATCCGAAGAAACTGACGCAATCACCATCATAGTGTCCGAAGAACGGCACACAATATCACTGGCAATCGGCGGAAAAATAACACCGGACATAGACGGCGACACGCTTCTTGAAATCCTGTCGCTTTATGCTCCGAAAATAAGGTGA
- a CDS encoding cell division protein FtsH, protein MSSSLSFWLFIFFIVVIFANYYSSNKQQAVKKISYSEMLSLASSGNITEVTIEVQDTINLVKGATKDSVKFESSAPLNDDLMYKTLHENKVKITSKLPGSTFGRMFGSFFLYFGPILILIIFWVFMMNKSQGGAGGAMSFGKSKAKLAVVGGKITFADVSGVDEAKEELKEIIDFLKDPKRFQKLGGKIPKGVLLLGPPGSGKTLLARAVAGEAGVPFFSISGSDFVEMFVGVGAARVRDLFEQGKKSAPCIIFIDEIDAVGRYRGAGLGGGHDEREQTLNALLVEMDGFEKNNGVIIIAATNRPDVLDPALMRPGRFDRQVVVDRPDLNGREGILKVHSKDVKLASEIDLMVIARRTPGFSGADLANLINEAALLAARRNKKEVTMDELEESIDRVMAGPQRKSRVIKDEEKKRIAYHEAGHAIVAKALPDTHPVHKISIIPRGFGALGYTLQLPTEDRFLATKNEMINTIKIMMGGRVAEELIFDDISTGASNDIERATATAHDMITRYGMSKVMGPITFGKSNQEVFIGKDLMKEKNYSEETAQKIDSEVKSIVTGAYDEAKIILTSNKKLLIKIAETLLEKEVMDSEEFIKLFDENSIKAKSTKRTKKNG, encoded by the coding sequence ATTTCTTCATCTCTCTCATTCTGGCTTTTCATTTTCTTTATAGTTGTAATTTTCGCCAATTATTATTCTTCCAATAAACAGCAGGCGGTTAAAAAAATAAGTTACTCTGAAATGCTTTCTCTTGCATCTTCGGGTAATATTACCGAAGTTACAATAGAGGTTCAGGATACTATTAACCTTGTAAAAGGAGCCACCAAAGACAGCGTAAAATTTGAATCCTCCGCCCCTTTAAACGATGACTTAATGTATAAAACTCTTCACGAAAATAAAGTAAAAATAACATCCAAACTTCCCGGTTCCACCTTTGGGCGTATGTTCGGCTCTTTCTTTTTATATTTTGGCCCTATTCTTATCTTAATAATTTTCTGGGTTTTTATGATGAACAAATCTCAGGGCGGCGCCGGCGGCGCAATGTCTTTTGGCAAAAGCAAAGCCAAACTTGCGGTGGTTGGCGGAAAAATAACCTTTGCCGATGTGTCCGGTGTTGACGAAGCAAAAGAGGAACTTAAAGAGATAATTGACTTCTTAAAAGACCCTAAACGCTTTCAGAAACTTGGCGGAAAAATTCCCAAAGGCGTACTTTTACTTGGGCCCCCGGGATCCGGCAAAACACTTCTTGCCCGCGCGGTAGCAGGCGAAGCAGGGGTTCCGTTTTTCTCCATCTCCGGCTCTGACTTTGTTGAAATGTTTGTGGGCGTAGGCGCGGCGCGCGTGCGCGACCTTTTTGAACAGGGAAAGAAAAGCGCTCCGTGCATAATATTCATTGATGAAATAGACGCGGTAGGACGCTACAGAGGCGCGGGATTAGGCGGCGGACACGACGAAAGGGAGCAAACCTTAAACGCCCTGCTTGTAGAAATGGACGGTTTTGAAAAAAATAACGGCGTCATTATTATAGCAGCCACCAACAGGCCCGACGTTTTAGACCCGGCGCTTATGAGGCCCGGAAGGTTTGACAGGCAGGTTGTGGTAGACAGGCCGGATTTAAACGGCAGGGAAGGAATTTTAAAAGTTCATTCAAAAGACGTAAAGCTTGCATCCGAAATAGACCTTATGGTTATTGCGCGCAGGACGCCCGGTTTTTCCGGCGCTGACCTTGCGAATCTTATAAACGAAGCGGCGCTTCTTGCGGCAAGAAGAAATAAGAAAGAAGTCACCATGGATGAACTCGAAGAATCCATTGACCGCGTTATGGCCGGCCCGCAGAGAAAAAGCAGGGTAATTAAAGATGAAGAAAAGAAACGCATCGCGTATCACGAAGCAGGCCATGCCATTGTGGCAAAAGCCCTTCCTGACACCCATCCCGTGCATAAAATATCCATTATACCGCGCGGTTTTGGCGCTCTTGGATATACGCTTCAATTACCGACAGAAGACCGGTTTTTGGCCACAAAAAATGAAATGATAAACACCATAAAGATAATGATGGGCGGCCGCGTGGCAGAAGAGCTTATCTTTGATGACATATCCACCGGCGCAAGCAATGATATAGAACGCGCCACAGCCACCGCGCACGACATGATTACCAGGTATGGCATGAGCAAAGTTATGGGCCCCATTACTTTCGGGAAATCAAATCAGGAAGTTTTTATAGGCAAGGACCTGATGAAAGAAAAGAATTACTCTGAAGAGACCGCGCAGAAAATTGATTCAGAGGTTAAAAGCATAGTCACCGGCGCGTATGACGAAGCAAAGATTATTTTAACTTCAAATAAAAAACTGCTTATAAAAATCGCCGAGACACTCCTTGAAAAAGAAGTAATGGACAGCGAGGAATTCATAAAACTTTTTGACGAAAACAGCATAAAAGCAAAAAGCACAAAAAGGACAAAAAAGAATGGATAA
- a CDS encoding 6,7-dimethyl-8-ribityllumazine synthase — protein MKEVKGSLTGKGKKVGIVISRFNESISNNLLKGAVDCLTRHGVAEDMIEVFWTPGAFEIPVVLAQLVKKAKFNGFIALGAVIRGETPHFDYVASEVSKGIANTSINSGIPVAFGVITADTMEQAQDRAGAKSGNKGWDSASAVLEMMDLMDKL, from the coding sequence ATGAAAGAAGTAAAAGGTTCACTTACAGGAAAAGGCAAAAAGGTCGGTATTGTAATATCACGTTTCAATGAATCCATCAGCAATAACCTGTTAAAGGGCGCTGTTGACTGCCTTACAAGGCACGGCGTGGCAGAAGATATGATAGAAGTGTTCTGGACACCGGGCGCTTTTGAAATTCCCGTTGTACTGGCGCAGCTTGTAAAGAAGGCAAAATTTAACGGTTTTATTGCGCTTGGCGCGGTTATCAGGGGCGAAACACCTCATTTTGACTACGTGGCATCAGAAGTTTCCAAAGGCATCGCAAACACAAGTATTAATTCCGGCATTCCGGTGGCTTTCGGCGTAATCACAGCCGACACAATGGAACAGGCACAGGACAGGGCAGGGGCAAAAAGCGGAAACAAAGGTTGGGATTCAGCTTCCGCGGTACTTGAAATGATGGATTTAATGGACAAACTTTAA
- the nusB gene encoding transcription antitermination factor NusB has translation MGIRRAGRIITLQGLYQMDIAKKTKLEIIDFIENYPALKLTEDEPKENFIEKSKEFAIDLINVIDEHQEEIDTIVPKYLKNWKFDRILSIDRCILRMGAGEFLFKEDIPYKVTINEAIELAKKFGDEKSGGFVNGVLDNIVKNEAENFPVLKKKVNR, from the coding sequence ATGGGAATACGACGCGCAGGAAGAATAATTACATTGCAGGGCCTTTACCAGATGGACATCGCCAAAAAAACAAAACTTGAAATAATTGACTTCATAGAAAACTACCCGGCTCTTAAACTTACCGAAGACGAACCTAAAGAAAACTTCATTGAAAAATCAAAAGAATTTGCAATTGACCTTATTAATGTCATTGACGAACATCAGGAAGAAATAGACACCATAGTCCCCAAATACCTTAAAAACTGGAAGTTTGACCGTATTCTGTCAATTGACAGGTGCATTTTAAGGATGGGCGCGGGGGAATTCCTCTTTAAAGAAGACATTCCATACAAAGTCACAATTAACGAAGCGATTGAACTTGCCAAAAAATTTGGGGATGAAAAATCCGGCGGTTTTGTAAATGGTGTCCTGGATAACATTGTCAAAAACGAAGCTGAAAACTTTCCTGTGCTGAAGAAGAAAGTGAATAGATAA
- the folP gene encoding dihydropteroate synthase: MMVRGIRFDFSKPCIMGILNITPDSFSDGGSFDSTEKAVMHAVYMAENGADIIDMGAESTRPGAAAVTEQEELSRLIPVISAFRELNKNTPVSADTYKAKTAAEAIKAGADMINDISGGTFDSAMMQTAGKLDVPYVIMHTKNTPDKMQKDTAYSDKGAVSDILEYFRERIAAAIKAGIKKDNIILDPGIGFGKTQQDNIEIIKNTVEFKKLGFPVLIGASRKSFIGNITGKPPDKRIFGSAAAAAVSVIFGADILRVHDVPEMRDCVKTAYEFIKTKKEG; the protein is encoded by the coding sequence ATGATGGTCAGGGGAATTAGATTTGATTTTTCAAAACCCTGTATTATGGGAATTTTGAACATTACCCCTGATTCTTTTTCGGACGGCGGTTCTTTTGATTCAACAGAAAAGGCGGTAATGCACGCTGTTTACATGGCGGAAAACGGCGCCGATATAATTGATATGGGCGCCGAATCCACAAGGCCCGGCGCGGCTGCTGTAACAGAACAGGAAGAATTATCAAGGCTGATACCGGTAATAAGCGCATTTCGGGAGTTAAACAAAAACACTCCCGTTTCCGCGGACACTTACAAAGCAAAAACCGCGGCAGAGGCAATAAAAGCCGGCGCGGATATGATAAATGATATTTCAGGCGGCACTTTTGACAGCGCAATGATGCAGACGGCAGGGAAGCTTGATGTGCCTTATGTAATAATGCACACCAAAAACACCCCGGATAAAATGCAGAAAGATACCGCTTATTCGGACAAAGGCGCGGTTTCTGACATCCTGGAATATTTCAGGGAACGTATTGCCGCGGCCATAAAAGCCGGAATAAAAAAAGACAACATTATCCTGGACCCCGGAATCGGGTTTGGCAAAACGCAGCAGGACAATATTGAAATTATAAAAAATACAGTTGAATTTAAAAAACTTGGATTCCCGGTGTTAATAGGGGCTTCAAGAAAGTCATTCATAGGCAATATAACAGGCAAGCCGCCGGATAAGCGGATTTTTGGCTCCGCGGCAGCCGCCGCGGTATCGGTAATATTCGGGGCGGATATTTTAAGGGTGCACGACGTCCCTGAAATGCGTGACTGCGTAAAAACAGCTTATGAATTCATAAAAACAAAGAAGGAGGGTTAA
- the folE gene encoding GTP cyclohydrolase I FolE, translating into MDKEKIKKAVTMILEAIGEDTNREGLKQTPERVADMYEEIFAGINQKPEEFIKIFQEDEHEELIILKDIPFYSVCEHHLMPFLGKAHIGYIPKKNRLLGLSKLARMVEMYAKRLQLQERLTSQVADTIMKAVDPLGVIVIVEAQHLCTTMRGVKKPGSVMVTSAIRGIFKDDESARKEALSLINK; encoded by the coding sequence ATGGATAAAGAAAAGATAAAAAAAGCGGTTACTATGATTCTTGAAGCCATCGGAGAAGACACAAACCGCGAAGGCTTAAAGCAGACACCTGAACGCGTTGCGGATATGTATGAAGAAATATTCGCGGGCATAAACCAGAAGCCCGAAGAATTCATTAAAATTTTCCAGGAAGACGAACACGAAGAACTTATCATATTAAAAGACATCCCGTTTTATTCCGTTTGCGAACACCACCTGATGCCGTTTTTAGGCAAGGCGCACATAGGTTACATCCCCAAGAAAAACAGGCTGTTGGGGTTAAGCAAACTTGCCAGAATGGTTGAAATGTACGCCAAACGCCTGCAGCTGCAGGAAAGGCTTACTTCACAGGTGGCTGACACCATAATGAAAGCAGTGGACCCGCTTGGCGTCATAGTAATCGTGGAAGCCCAGCACCTTTGCACCACAATGCGCGGTGTAAAAAAACCGGGTTCTGTAATGGTTACTTCCGCTATCCGCGGAATTTTCAAGGATGATGAAAGCGCAAGGAAAGAAGCGTTAAGCCTTATAAATAAATAG